A section of the Rhea pennata isolate bPtePen1 chromosome 24, bPtePen1.pri, whole genome shotgun sequence genome encodes:
- the SIK3 gene encoding serine/threonine-protein kinase SIK3 isoform X1, which produces MKMLCHPHIIRLYQVMETERMIYLVTEYASGGEIFDHLVAHGRMAEKEARRKFKQIVAAVNFCHCRNIVHRDLKAENLLLDANLNIKIADFGFSNIFTPGQLLKTWCGSPPYAAPELFEGKEYDGPKVDIWSLGVVLYVLVCGALPFDGSTLQNLRARVLSGKFRIPFFMSTECEHLIRHMLVLDPSKRLSMEQICKHKWMKLGESDAEFDTLIAECQHLKTERQMEPLNEDVLLAMADMGLDKERTIQSLRADAYDHYSAIYSLLCDRLKRHKNLRIAASPSMPRTMTFPTSANIQQTEQAGNTLSINVPQVQLINPENQIVETDGTMNLDSDEGEEPSPEALVRYLSMRRHTVGVADPRTEVMEDLQKLLPGFPRVTPQAPFLQVTPNVNFMHNVLPRQNLQPTGQLEYKEQSLLQPPTLQLLNGMGPLGRRASDGGANIQLHAQQLLKRPRGPSPLVTMTPAVPAVTPVDEESSDGEPDQEAVQRYLANRSKRHTLAMTNPTAEIPPDLQRQLGQQSFRPRAWAPHLVPDQHRSIYKDSNTLHLPTERFSPVRRFSDGAASIQAFKAHLEKMGNNSSIKQLQQECEQLQKMYGGHMDERTLEKTQQQHMLYQQEQHHQILHQQIQDCIRPPQPSPPLQAPCENQPALLTHQLQRLRIQPSSPPPNHPNNHLFRQPNSSPPPVSSSVLQPHGAASQSQFQGMPSHSAIFPQSGNCSPPPAVGLTCLGLQQQSQPQQVTIQVQEPSDMVSNNLLQGASVAGQGMSSHARGMSISPSANQIQMQHRANLMASLTYGHRQLSKQLSADSAESHSLNVNRYPPANYDQVHLHPHLFPEQPRVSPSNYSPSGGVGFPPTQQALKVPQLDQYPSFPQNAHQQQQHYTASALQQALLSPTPPDYNRHQQVPHILQGLLSPRHSLTGHTDVRLPQAEFAQLIKRRQQQQQQQQQEFQELFRHMGQGDAGNMGTSMGQNLSERQSLSLPYQSADAYHPQNSPQHLLKIRAQECIQQVPASVPPHGYIHQPSLFHSESMEEDCACEGTRDSFPDSKNSNTLTKGCLDTPLLVNTGGHGDPESLLGTANHAQELGTHQYRHQPTAGFSRNKVPSRESIVGNCMDRSSPGQAMQVPDHNGLGYPVRPASSEHPRPRTLQRHHTIQNSDDAYVQLDNLPGMSLMAGKALSSARMSDAVLSQSSLMASQQLRDRESEECGDSLEGQEHPNLGDGNQHLNTSCYPSTCITDVLLSYKHPEVPFGMEQAGV; this is translated from the exons ATCACTTGGTAGCTCATGGACGCATGGCTGAGAAAGAAGCTCGGAGAAAGTTCAAGCAAATAGTGGCCGCTGTCAACTTTTGTCACTGTCGTAACATAGTTCACAGGGATTTGAAGGCAGAAAATCTACTTTTGGATGCTAACCTTAACATCAAAATAGCAG attttgGGTTCAGTAACATCTTCACGCCTGGTCAACTGCTTAAAACCTGGTGTGGGAGTCCTCCCTATGCTGCTCCAGAGCTCTTTGAAGGAAAGGAATACGATGGTCCAAAGGTTGACATCTGG AGTCTTGGTGTGGTCCTGTACGTGCTGGTTTGTGGCGCTCTGCCCTTCGATGGGAGCACGCTGCAGAATCTGCGCGCAAGGGTACTTAGTGGGAAATTTCGCATTCCATTTTTTATGTCCACAG AATGTGAACATTTGATCCGCCACATGCTGGTCCTGGACCCTAGTAAGCGGCTCTCAATGGAACAGATCTGCAAACATAAGTGGATGAAGCTTGGGGAGTCTGATGCGGAGTTTGACACG CTGATAGCAGAGTGTCAGCACCTGAAGACTGAGAGGCAGATGGAGCCACTGAACGAAGATGTTTTGCTAGCAATGGCAGATATGGGGCTGGACAAAGAGCGCACAATTCAG TCGTTAAGAGCTGATGCTTATGATCACTACAGTGCAATCTACAGCTTGCTATGTGACCGTCTGAAGAGACACAAGAACCTGCGTATTGCAGCATCTCCAAGTATGCCACGGACAATGACCTTCCCCACCTCAGCTAACATCCAG cagacAGAACAGGCAGGCAATACCTTGAGCATCAATGTGCCACAAGTCCAGCTTATCAACCCTGAAAATCAAATTGTAGAG ACGGATGGAACGATGAACTTGGACAGTGACGAAGGGGAAGAGCCATCACCTGAAGCTCTTGTCCGTTACCTCTCAATGAGAAGGCACACGGTTGGAGTAGCTGACCCACG GACGGAAGTCATGGAAGATCTGCAGAAACTCCTGCCTGGCTTCCCTCGTGTCACTCCTCAGGCTCCATTCCTGCAAGTGACCCCGAATGTGAACTTCATGCACAACGTGCTGCCAAGGCAGAACCTGCAGCCCACAGGGCAGCTGGAATACAAG GAGCagtctctgctgcagcccccgACTCTGCAGCTGTTGAATGGCATGGGCCCTCTGGGGCGGAGAGCATCAGATGGTGGAGCTAACATCCAGTTACATGCACAGCAACTGCTGAAACGTCCCCGAGGTCCATCTCCGCTTGTCACTATGACGCCA GCTGTCCCTGCTGTAACACCTGTGGATGAGGAGAGCTCCGATGGGGAGCCAGATCAGGAAGCTGTGCAGAG ATACTTGGCAAATAGGTCAAAAAGACACACTCTGGCAATGACCAACCCTACAGCTGAAATCCCTCCAGACTTGCAGAGGCAGCTAGGACAGCAGTCCTTCCGACCCCGGGCTTGGGCTCCACACCTGGTACCCGATCAGCACCG TTCTATTTACAAGGACTCGAATACCCTGCACCTCCCTACTGAACGCTTCTCCCCGGTTCGCCGCTTCTCTGATGGTGCTGCCAGCATCCAGGCtttcaaagcccacctggagaAGATGGGCAATAACAGTAGCATCAAACAGCTTCAGCAG GAGTGTGAGCAGCTACAGAAGATGTATGGTGGGCACATGGACGAGAGGACGCTGGAGaagacacagcagcagcacatgtTATACCAGCAAGAGCAACACCATCAGATTCTTCATCAGCAGATTCAG GACTGTATCCGGCCACCTCAGCCATCTCCACCCTTGCAAGCTCCATGTGAAAACCAGCCAGCTCTGCTCACTCACCAGCTTCAGAG GTTACGGATTCAGCCATCCAGCCCGCCCCCGAACCACCCTAATAACCATCTCTTCAGGCAGCCAAACAGTAGCCCACCTCCCGTGAGCAGCAGTGTGCTACAGCCCCATG GTGCAGCCTCCCAGTCCCAGTTCCAAGGGATGCCGTCCCACAGCGCAATTTTTCCACAGTCTGGTAACTGTTCCCCTCCCCCAGCTGTGGGGCTGACGTGCCTGGGCCTGCAGCAGCAATCGCAGCCTCAGCAGGTCACTATTCAAGTGCAGGAGCCCAGTGACATGGTCAGCAACAACCTCCTGCAAGGGGCGTCTGTGGCAGGGCAGGGTATGTcctcccatgcccggggcaTGTCCATCAGCCCGAGTGCCAACCAGATCCAGATGCAGCACCGTGCTAACCTGATGGCCTCCCTCACATATGGTCACAGGCAGCTGTCCAAGCAGCTCAGCGCTGACAGTGCAGAGTCGCACAG cCTGAATGTGAACAGGTATCCCCCTGCTAACTACGACCAGGTGCACTTACATCCCCACCTATTCCCAGAGCAGCCTCGTGTTTCCCCCAGCAACTACAGCCCATCAGGAGGAGTTGGCTTTCCTCCAACTCAGCAAGCCCTGAAAGTCCCACAGCTTGACCAGTATCCCAGTTTCCCTCAAAACGCACatcagcaacagcagcactaCACTGCATCGGCACTACAGCAAGCACTGTTGTCCCCGACACCTCCCGACTACAACCGACACCAGCAGGTACCGCACATCCTCCAGGGACTGCTTTCTCCCCGGCACTCGCTCACAGGGCACACGGACGTGCGGCTGCCCCAAGCAGAATTTGCACAGCTCATCAAACGGcggcagcagcaacagcagcagcagcagcaagaattTCAAGAATTGTTCAGGCATATGGGTCAAGGGGATGCTGGGAATATGGGCACCAGCATGGGACAGAACCTCTCGGAGCGTCAGTCGCTATCTTTGCCTTATCAGAGTGCTGATGCATACCATCCCCAGAACAGCCCCCAGCATCTCTTAAAAATCAGGGCGCAAGAATGTATCCAGCAGGTACCTGCATCAGTGCCACCGCATGGATATATACACCAGCCATCTCTGTTCCATTCGGAGAGCATGGAGGAGGACTGTGCATGTGAGGGTACCAGGGACAGCTTTCCAGACAGTAAGAATTCAAATACATTGACCAAAGGTTGCCTCGATACCCCTCTGCTTGTAAACACAGGAGGGCACGGGGACCCAGAATCTTTGCTAGGAACTGCTAATCATGCGCAGGAGCTGGGGACACATCAATACAGACATCAGCCCACTGCTGGATTCAGTAGGAATAAGGTGCCCAGCAGAG AATCCATCGTAGGGAACTGTATGGACAGGAGTTCCCCTGGACAAGCGATGCAGGTGCCTGACCACAACGGATTGGGCTACCCTGTGCGACCGGCGTCCAGTGAGCATCCGCGGCCCAGGACCCTGCAGAGACATCACACCATACAGAACAGCGATGATGCCTAC GTGCAGTTAGATAACTTGCCTGGAATGAGTTTAATGGCAGGAAAAGCGCTAAGCTCTGCTCGGATGTCGGACGCTGTCCTCAGCCAGTCGTCACTCATGGCCAGTCAGCAGCTGCGTGACAGGGAGAGCGAGG AATGTGGGGACAGTTTGGAAGGTCAAGAGCATCCCAACTTGGGCGATGGCAACCAGCATCTAAACACCTCTTGTTACCCATCGACATGTATTACAGACGTCCTGCTGAGCTACAAGCACCCAGAGGTGCCCTTCGGGATGGAGCAGGCAGGGGTGTAA
- the SIK3 gene encoding serine/threonine-protein kinase SIK3 isoform X5, with amino-acid sequence MKMLCHPHIIRLYQVMETERMIYLVTEYASGGEIFDHLVAHGRMAEKEARRKFKQIVAAVNFCHCRNIVHRDLKAENLLLDANLNIKIADFGFSNIFTPGQLLKTWCGSPPYAAPELFEGKEYDGPKVDIWSLGVVLYVLVCGALPFDGSTLQNLRARVLSGKFRIPFFMSTECEHLIRHMLVLDPSKRLSMEQICKHKWMKLGESDAEFDTLIAECQHLKTERQMEPLNEDVLLAMADMGLDKERTIQSLRADAYDHYSAIYSLLCDRLKRHKNLRIAASPSMPRTMTFPTSANIQTEQAGNTLSINVPQVQLINPENQIVETDGTMNLDSDEGEEPSPEALVRYLSMRRHTVGVADPRTEVMEDLQKLLPGFPRVTPQAPFLQVTPNVNFMHNVLPRQNLQPTGQLEYKEQSLLQPPTLQLLNGMGPLGRRASDGGANIQLHAQQLLKRPRGPSPLVTMTPAVPAVTPVDEESSDGEPDQEAVQSSIYKDSNTLHLPTERFSPVRRFSDGAASIQAFKAHLEKMGNNSSIKQLQQECEQLQKMYGGHMDERTLEKTQQQHMLYQQEQHHQILHQQIQDCIRPPQPSPPLQAPCENQPALLTHQLQRLRIQPSSPPPNHPNNHLFRQPNSSPPPVSSSVLQPHGAASQSQFQGMPSHSAIFPQSGNCSPPPAVGLTCLGLQQQSQPQQVTIQVQEPSDMVSNNLLQGASVAGQGMSSHARGMSISPSANQIQMQHRANLMASLTYGHRQLSKQLSADSAESHSLNVNRYPPANYDQVHLHPHLFPEQPRVSPSNYSPSGGVGFPPTQQALKVPQLDQYPSFPQNAHQQQQHYTASALQQALLSPTPPDYNRHQQVPHILQGLLSPRHSLTGHTDVRLPQAEFAQLIKRRQQQQQQQQQEFQELFRHMGQGDAGNMGTSMGQNLSERQSLSLPYQSADAYHPQNSPQHLLKIRAQECIQQVPASVPPHGYIHQPSLFHSESMEEDCACEGTRDSFPDSKNSNTLTKGCLDTPLLVNTGGHGDPESLLGTANHAQELGTHQYRHQPTAGFSRNKVPSRESIVGNCMDRSSPGQAMQVPDHNGLGYPVRPASSEHPRPRTLQRHHTIQNSDDAYVQLDNLPGMSLMAGKALSSARMSDAVLSQSSLMASQQLRDRESEECGDSLEGQEHPNLGDGNQHLNTSCYPSTCITDVLLSYKHPEVPFGMEQAGV; translated from the exons ATCACTTGGTAGCTCATGGACGCATGGCTGAGAAAGAAGCTCGGAGAAAGTTCAAGCAAATAGTGGCCGCTGTCAACTTTTGTCACTGTCGTAACATAGTTCACAGGGATTTGAAGGCAGAAAATCTACTTTTGGATGCTAACCTTAACATCAAAATAGCAG attttgGGTTCAGTAACATCTTCACGCCTGGTCAACTGCTTAAAACCTGGTGTGGGAGTCCTCCCTATGCTGCTCCAGAGCTCTTTGAAGGAAAGGAATACGATGGTCCAAAGGTTGACATCTGG AGTCTTGGTGTGGTCCTGTACGTGCTGGTTTGTGGCGCTCTGCCCTTCGATGGGAGCACGCTGCAGAATCTGCGCGCAAGGGTACTTAGTGGGAAATTTCGCATTCCATTTTTTATGTCCACAG AATGTGAACATTTGATCCGCCACATGCTGGTCCTGGACCCTAGTAAGCGGCTCTCAATGGAACAGATCTGCAAACATAAGTGGATGAAGCTTGGGGAGTCTGATGCGGAGTTTGACACG CTGATAGCAGAGTGTCAGCACCTGAAGACTGAGAGGCAGATGGAGCCACTGAACGAAGATGTTTTGCTAGCAATGGCAGATATGGGGCTGGACAAAGAGCGCACAATTCAG TCGTTAAGAGCTGATGCTTATGATCACTACAGTGCAATCTACAGCTTGCTATGTGACCGTCTGAAGAGACACAAGAACCTGCGTATTGCAGCATCTCCAAGTATGCCACGGACAATGACCTTCCCCACCTCAGCTAACATCCAG acAGAACAGGCAGGCAATACCTTGAGCATCAATGTGCCACAAGTCCAGCTTATCAACCCTGAAAATCAAATTGTAGAG ACGGATGGAACGATGAACTTGGACAGTGACGAAGGGGAAGAGCCATCACCTGAAGCTCTTGTCCGTTACCTCTCAATGAGAAGGCACACGGTTGGAGTAGCTGACCCACG GACGGAAGTCATGGAAGATCTGCAGAAACTCCTGCCTGGCTTCCCTCGTGTCACTCCTCAGGCTCCATTCCTGCAAGTGACCCCGAATGTGAACTTCATGCACAACGTGCTGCCAAGGCAGAACCTGCAGCCCACAGGGCAGCTGGAATACAAG GAGCagtctctgctgcagcccccgACTCTGCAGCTGTTGAATGGCATGGGCCCTCTGGGGCGGAGAGCATCAGATGGTGGAGCTAACATCCAGTTACATGCACAGCAACTGCTGAAACGTCCCCGAGGTCCATCTCCGCTTGTCACTATGACGCCA GCTGTCCCTGCTGTAACACCTGTGGATGAGGAGAGCTCCGATGGGGAGCCAGATCAGGAAGCTGTGCAGAG TTCTATTTACAAGGACTCGAATACCCTGCACCTCCCTACTGAACGCTTCTCCCCGGTTCGCCGCTTCTCTGATGGTGCTGCCAGCATCCAGGCtttcaaagcccacctggagaAGATGGGCAATAACAGTAGCATCAAACAGCTTCAGCAG GAGTGTGAGCAGCTACAGAAGATGTATGGTGGGCACATGGACGAGAGGACGCTGGAGaagacacagcagcagcacatgtTATACCAGCAAGAGCAACACCATCAGATTCTTCATCAGCAGATTCAG GACTGTATCCGGCCACCTCAGCCATCTCCACCCTTGCAAGCTCCATGTGAAAACCAGCCAGCTCTGCTCACTCACCAGCTTCAGAG GTTACGGATTCAGCCATCCAGCCCGCCCCCGAACCACCCTAATAACCATCTCTTCAGGCAGCCAAACAGTAGCCCACCTCCCGTGAGCAGCAGTGTGCTACAGCCCCATG GTGCAGCCTCCCAGTCCCAGTTCCAAGGGATGCCGTCCCACAGCGCAATTTTTCCACAGTCTGGTAACTGTTCCCCTCCCCCAGCTGTGGGGCTGACGTGCCTGGGCCTGCAGCAGCAATCGCAGCCTCAGCAGGTCACTATTCAAGTGCAGGAGCCCAGTGACATGGTCAGCAACAACCTCCTGCAAGGGGCGTCTGTGGCAGGGCAGGGTATGTcctcccatgcccggggcaTGTCCATCAGCCCGAGTGCCAACCAGATCCAGATGCAGCACCGTGCTAACCTGATGGCCTCCCTCACATATGGTCACAGGCAGCTGTCCAAGCAGCTCAGCGCTGACAGTGCAGAGTCGCACAG cCTGAATGTGAACAGGTATCCCCCTGCTAACTACGACCAGGTGCACTTACATCCCCACCTATTCCCAGAGCAGCCTCGTGTTTCCCCCAGCAACTACAGCCCATCAGGAGGAGTTGGCTTTCCTCCAACTCAGCAAGCCCTGAAAGTCCCACAGCTTGACCAGTATCCCAGTTTCCCTCAAAACGCACatcagcaacagcagcactaCACTGCATCGGCACTACAGCAAGCACTGTTGTCCCCGACACCTCCCGACTACAACCGACACCAGCAGGTACCGCACATCCTCCAGGGACTGCTTTCTCCCCGGCACTCGCTCACAGGGCACACGGACGTGCGGCTGCCCCAAGCAGAATTTGCACAGCTCATCAAACGGcggcagcagcaacagcagcagcagcagcaagaattTCAAGAATTGTTCAGGCATATGGGTCAAGGGGATGCTGGGAATATGGGCACCAGCATGGGACAGAACCTCTCGGAGCGTCAGTCGCTATCTTTGCCTTATCAGAGTGCTGATGCATACCATCCCCAGAACAGCCCCCAGCATCTCTTAAAAATCAGGGCGCAAGAATGTATCCAGCAGGTACCTGCATCAGTGCCACCGCATGGATATATACACCAGCCATCTCTGTTCCATTCGGAGAGCATGGAGGAGGACTGTGCATGTGAGGGTACCAGGGACAGCTTTCCAGACAGTAAGAATTCAAATACATTGACCAAAGGTTGCCTCGATACCCCTCTGCTTGTAAACACAGGAGGGCACGGGGACCCAGAATCTTTGCTAGGAACTGCTAATCATGCGCAGGAGCTGGGGACACATCAATACAGACATCAGCCCACTGCTGGATTCAGTAGGAATAAGGTGCCCAGCAGAG AATCCATCGTAGGGAACTGTATGGACAGGAGTTCCCCTGGACAAGCGATGCAGGTGCCTGACCACAACGGATTGGGCTACCCTGTGCGACCGGCGTCCAGTGAGCATCCGCGGCCCAGGACCCTGCAGAGACATCACACCATACAGAACAGCGATGATGCCTAC GTGCAGTTAGATAACTTGCCTGGAATGAGTTTAATGGCAGGAAAAGCGCTAAGCTCTGCTCGGATGTCGGACGCTGTCCTCAGCCAGTCGTCACTCATGGCCAGTCAGCAGCTGCGTGACAGGGAGAGCGAGG AATGTGGGGACAGTTTGGAAGGTCAAGAGCATCCCAACTTGGGCGATGGCAACCAGCATCTAAACACCTCTTGTTACCCATCGACATGTATTACAGACGTCCTGCTGAGCTACAAGCACCCAGAGGTGCCCTTCGGGATGGAGCAGGCAGGGGTGTAA
- the SIK3 gene encoding serine/threonine-protein kinase SIK3 isoform X2, translated as MKMLCHPHIIRLYQVMETERMIYLVTEYASGGEIFDHLVAHGRMAEKEARRKFKQIVAAVNFCHCRNIVHRDLKAENLLLDANLNIKIADFGFSNIFTPGQLLKTWCGSPPYAAPELFEGKEYDGPKVDIWSLGVVLYVLVCGALPFDGSTLQNLRARVLSGKFRIPFFMSTECEHLIRHMLVLDPSKRLSMEQICKHKWMKLGESDAEFDTLIAECQHLKTERQMEPLNEDVLLAMADMGLDKERTIQSLRADAYDHYSAIYSLLCDRLKRHKNLRIAASPSMPRTMTFPTSANIQTEQAGNTLSINVPQVQLINPENQIVETDGTMNLDSDEGEEPSPEALVRYLSMRRHTVGVADPRTEVMEDLQKLLPGFPRVTPQAPFLQVTPNVNFMHNVLPRQNLQPTGQLEYKEQSLLQPPTLQLLNGMGPLGRRASDGGANIQLHAQQLLKRPRGPSPLVTMTPAVPAVTPVDEESSDGEPDQEAVQRYLANRSKRHTLAMTNPTAEIPPDLQRQLGQQSFRPRAWAPHLVPDQHRSIYKDSNTLHLPTERFSPVRRFSDGAASIQAFKAHLEKMGNNSSIKQLQQECEQLQKMYGGHMDERTLEKTQQQHMLYQQEQHHQILHQQIQDCIRPPQPSPPLQAPCENQPALLTHQLQRLRIQPSSPPPNHPNNHLFRQPNSSPPPVSSSVLQPHGAASQSQFQGMPSHSAIFPQSGNCSPPPAVGLTCLGLQQQSQPQQVTIQVQEPSDMVSNNLLQGASVAGQGMSSHARGMSISPSANQIQMQHRANLMASLTYGHRQLSKQLSADSAESHSLNVNRYPPANYDQVHLHPHLFPEQPRVSPSNYSPSGGVGFPPTQQALKVPQLDQYPSFPQNAHQQQQHYTASALQQALLSPTPPDYNRHQQVPHILQGLLSPRHSLTGHTDVRLPQAEFAQLIKRRQQQQQQQQQEFQELFRHMGQGDAGNMGTSMGQNLSERQSLSLPYQSADAYHPQNSPQHLLKIRAQECIQQVPASVPPHGYIHQPSLFHSESMEEDCACEGTRDSFPDSKNSNTLTKGCLDTPLLVNTGGHGDPESLLGTANHAQELGTHQYRHQPTAGFSRNKVPSRESIVGNCMDRSSPGQAMQVPDHNGLGYPVRPASSEHPRPRTLQRHHTIQNSDDAYVQLDNLPGMSLMAGKALSSARMSDAVLSQSSLMASQQLRDRESEECGDSLEGQEHPNLGDGNQHLNTSCYPSTCITDVLLSYKHPEVPFGMEQAGV; from the exons ATCACTTGGTAGCTCATGGACGCATGGCTGAGAAAGAAGCTCGGAGAAAGTTCAAGCAAATAGTGGCCGCTGTCAACTTTTGTCACTGTCGTAACATAGTTCACAGGGATTTGAAGGCAGAAAATCTACTTTTGGATGCTAACCTTAACATCAAAATAGCAG attttgGGTTCAGTAACATCTTCACGCCTGGTCAACTGCTTAAAACCTGGTGTGGGAGTCCTCCCTATGCTGCTCCAGAGCTCTTTGAAGGAAAGGAATACGATGGTCCAAAGGTTGACATCTGG AGTCTTGGTGTGGTCCTGTACGTGCTGGTTTGTGGCGCTCTGCCCTTCGATGGGAGCACGCTGCAGAATCTGCGCGCAAGGGTACTTAGTGGGAAATTTCGCATTCCATTTTTTATGTCCACAG AATGTGAACATTTGATCCGCCACATGCTGGTCCTGGACCCTAGTAAGCGGCTCTCAATGGAACAGATCTGCAAACATAAGTGGATGAAGCTTGGGGAGTCTGATGCGGAGTTTGACACG CTGATAGCAGAGTGTCAGCACCTGAAGACTGAGAGGCAGATGGAGCCACTGAACGAAGATGTTTTGCTAGCAATGGCAGATATGGGGCTGGACAAAGAGCGCACAATTCAG TCGTTAAGAGCTGATGCTTATGATCACTACAGTGCAATCTACAGCTTGCTATGTGACCGTCTGAAGAGACACAAGAACCTGCGTATTGCAGCATCTCCAAGTATGCCACGGACAATGACCTTCCCCACCTCAGCTAACATCCAG acAGAACAGGCAGGCAATACCTTGAGCATCAATGTGCCACAAGTCCAGCTTATCAACCCTGAAAATCAAATTGTAGAG ACGGATGGAACGATGAACTTGGACAGTGACGAAGGGGAAGAGCCATCACCTGAAGCTCTTGTCCGTTACCTCTCAATGAGAAGGCACACGGTTGGAGTAGCTGACCCACG GACGGAAGTCATGGAAGATCTGCAGAAACTCCTGCCTGGCTTCCCTCGTGTCACTCCTCAGGCTCCATTCCTGCAAGTGACCCCGAATGTGAACTTCATGCACAACGTGCTGCCAAGGCAGAACCTGCAGCCCACAGGGCAGCTGGAATACAAG GAGCagtctctgctgcagcccccgACTCTGCAGCTGTTGAATGGCATGGGCCCTCTGGGGCGGAGAGCATCAGATGGTGGAGCTAACATCCAGTTACATGCACAGCAACTGCTGAAACGTCCCCGAGGTCCATCTCCGCTTGTCACTATGACGCCA GCTGTCCCTGCTGTAACACCTGTGGATGAGGAGAGCTCCGATGGGGAGCCAGATCAGGAAGCTGTGCAGAG ATACTTGGCAAATAGGTCAAAAAGACACACTCTGGCAATGACCAACCCTACAGCTGAAATCCCTCCAGACTTGCAGAGGCAGCTAGGACAGCAGTCCTTCCGACCCCGGGCTTGGGCTCCACACCTGGTACCCGATCAGCACCG TTCTATTTACAAGGACTCGAATACCCTGCACCTCCCTACTGAACGCTTCTCCCCGGTTCGCCGCTTCTCTGATGGTGCTGCCAGCATCCAGGCtttcaaagcccacctggagaAGATGGGCAATAACAGTAGCATCAAACAGCTTCAGCAG GAGTGTGAGCAGCTACAGAAGATGTATGGTGGGCACATGGACGAGAGGACGCTGGAGaagacacagcagcagcacatgtTATACCAGCAAGAGCAACACCATCAGATTCTTCATCAGCAGATTCAG GACTGTATCCGGCCACCTCAGCCATCTCCACCCTTGCAAGCTCCATGTGAAAACCAGCCAGCTCTGCTCACTCACCAGCTTCAGAG GTTACGGATTCAGCCATCCAGCCCGCCCCCGAACCACCCTAATAACCATCTCTTCAGGCAGCCAAACAGTAGCCCACCTCCCGTGAGCAGCAGTGTGCTACAGCCCCATG GTGCAGCCTCCCAGTCCCAGTTCCAAGGGATGCCGTCCCACAGCGCAATTTTTCCACAGTCTGGTAACTGTTCCCCTCCCCCAGCTGTGGGGCTGACGTGCCTGGGCCTGCAGCAGCAATCGCAGCCTCAGCAGGTCACTATTCAAGTGCAGGAGCCCAGTGACATGGTCAGCAACAACCTCCTGCAAGGGGCGTCTGTGGCAGGGCAGGGTATGTcctcccatgcccggggcaTGTCCATCAGCCCGAGTGCCAACCAGATCCAGATGCAGCACCGTGCTAACCTGATGGCCTCCCTCACATATGGTCACAGGCAGCTGTCCAAGCAGCTCAGCGCTGACAGTGCAGAGTCGCACAG cCTGAATGTGAACAGGTATCCCCCTGCTAACTACGACCAGGTGCACTTACATCCCCACCTATTCCCAGAGCAGCCTCGTGTTTCCCCCAGCAACTACAGCCCATCAGGAGGAGTTGGCTTTCCTCCAACTCAGCAAGCCCTGAAAGTCCCACAGCTTGACCAGTATCCCAGTTTCCCTCAAAACGCACatcagcaacagcagcactaCACTGCATCGGCACTACAGCAAGCACTGTTGTCCCCGACACCTCCCGACTACAACCGACACCAGCAGGTACCGCACATCCTCCAGGGACTGCTTTCTCCCCGGCACTCGCTCACAGGGCACACGGACGTGCGGCTGCCCCAAGCAGAATTTGCACAGCTCATCAAACGGcggcagcagcaacagcagcagcagcagcaagaattTCAAGAATTGTTCAGGCATATGGGTCAAGGGGATGCTGGGAATATGGGCACCAGCATGGGACAGAACCTCTCGGAGCGTCAGTCGCTATCTTTGCCTTATCAGAGTGCTGATGCATACCATCCCCAGAACAGCCCCCAGCATCTCTTAAAAATCAGGGCGCAAGAATGTATCCAGCAGGTACCTGCATCAGTGCCACCGCATGGATATATACACCAGCCATCTCTGTTCCATTCGGAGAGCATGGAGGAGGACTGTGCATGTGAGGGTACCAGGGACAGCTTTCCAGACAGTAAGAATTCAAATACATTGACCAAAGGTTGCCTCGATACCCCTCTGCTTGTAAACACAGGAGGGCACGGGGACCCAGAATCTTTGCTAGGAACTGCTAATCATGCGCAGGAGCTGGGGACACATCAATACAGACATCAGCCCACTGCTGGATTCAGTAGGAATAAGGTGCCCAGCAGAG AATCCATCGTAGGGAACTGTATGGACAGGAGTTCCCCTGGACAAGCGATGCAGGTGCCTGACCACAACGGATTGGGCTACCCTGTGCGACCGGCGTCCAGTGAGCATCCGCGGCCCAGGACCCTGCAGAGACATCACACCATACAGAACAGCGATGATGCCTAC GTGCAGTTAGATAACTTGCCTGGAATGAGTTTAATGGCAGGAAAAGCGCTAAGCTCTGCTCGGATGTCGGACGCTGTCCTCAGCCAGTCGTCACTCATGGCCAGTCAGCAGCTGCGTGACAGGGAGAGCGAGG AATGTGGGGACAGTTTGGAAGGTCAAGAGCATCCCAACTTGGGCGATGGCAACCAGCATCTAAACACCTCTTGTTACCCATCGACATGTATTACAGACGTCCTGCTGAGCTACAAGCACCCAGAGGTGCCCTTCGGGATGGAGCAGGCAGGGGTGTAA